A genome region from Crossiella equi includes the following:
- the cobN gene encoding cobaltochelatase subunit CobN, with protein sequence MILLLSTSDTDLLSARASGADYRLGNPARLLVDDLPALVEGADLVVVRILGGRRMWEEGLDFLLAGPRPVVVLGGEQAPDAELMELSTVPGGVCAEAHAYLAHGGSANLAELHNFLSDTVLLTGLGFAAPQAFPTWGHLEREAKTTEGPTVAVLYYRAHHVAGNTAFVGALSEAIEHAGGQALPLYCSSLRTAEPELLAELAKADALVVTVLAAGGTKPAAASAGGEEDAWDVGALAALDVPILQGLCLTSSREAWESNDDGLSPLDTATQVAIPEFDGRIITVPFSFKEVDEDGLTVYVADPERAARVAGIAVKHARLRHIPPADRRIALMLSAYPTKHSRIGNAVGLDTPASTVRLLAALREHGYDTGPAEGEGALPGVAAQDGDKLIHALIAAGGQDENWLTEEQLSGNPIRISAAKYREFYDTLPEDFREELEGHWGPAPGELFVDRSNDPEGEIVLAALTAGNVVVMVQPPRGFGENPIAIYHDPDLPPSHHYLAAYRWLAQEFRADAMVHVGKHGNLEWLPGKTVGMSASCGTDAALGDIPLIYPFLVNDPGEGTQAKRRAHATLVDHLVPPMTRADSYGDIARLEQLLDEHSNIAAMDPAKLPAIRAQIWTLIQAAKLDHDLGLTDRPHDAEFDDFLLHVDGWLCEVKDVQIRDGLHVLGVAPEGETRVNLVLAMLQARQMWAGQVAALPGIREALGLAEDGSVARTVVDEVEAQARELVAAMETGGWVQGSATEVVRSVLGKDNEAVTAVLEFAAAEVVPRLARTTDELGNLLHALDGGYVPAGPSGSPLRGLVNVLPTGRNFYSVDPKAVPSRLAWETGQAMADSLLDRYRKDTGEWPASVGLSVWGTSAMRTAGDDIAEVLALLGVRPVWDDQSRRVTGLEPISLEELGRPRIDVTVRISGFFRDAFPHVVALLDDAVRLVAALDEPHEQNFVRAHAEADRAGHGDSRRATLRIFGSKPGAYGAGLLPLIDSRNWRDDADLAEVYAVWGGYAYGRELDGLPARPDMESAYKRIAVAAKNVDTREHDIADSDDYFQYHGGMVATVRALTGKAPAAYIGDSTRPDAVRTRTLSEETSRVFRARVVNPRWLSAMRRHGYKGAFEMAATVDYLFGYDATTGVVADWMYEKLAESYVLDEENHKFLTEANPWALHGIAERLLEAVERKLWEHPEQSTVDALRQVYLATEGDLEGDS encoded by the coding sequence GTGATCCTGCTGTTGTCGACCTCCGACACCGACCTGCTCTCCGCCCGTGCCAGTGGCGCGGACTACCGGCTGGGCAACCCGGCCCGGCTGCTCGTGGACGACCTGCCCGCGCTCGTCGAGGGCGCCGACCTGGTCGTGGTGCGCATCCTCGGTGGCCGCCGCATGTGGGAGGAGGGTCTGGACTTCCTGCTCGCCGGACCCCGGCCGGTGGTCGTGCTCGGCGGCGAGCAGGCCCCGGACGCCGAGCTCATGGAGCTGTCCACCGTGCCCGGCGGCGTCTGCGCCGAGGCCCACGCCTACCTCGCGCACGGCGGCTCGGCCAACCTCGCCGAGCTGCACAACTTCCTCTCCGACACCGTGCTGCTCACCGGTCTCGGCTTCGCCGCCCCGCAGGCCTTCCCCACCTGGGGCCACCTGGAGCGCGAGGCGAAGACCACCGAGGGCCCGACCGTGGCCGTGCTCTACTACCGCGCGCACCACGTGGCCGGGAACACCGCGTTCGTCGGGGCCCTGAGCGAGGCGATCGAGCACGCGGGCGGCCAGGCCCTGCCGCTGTACTGCTCCTCGCTGCGCACCGCCGAGCCCGAGCTGCTCGCCGAGCTGGCCAAGGCCGACGCCCTGGTGGTCACCGTGCTCGCCGCCGGTGGCACCAAGCCCGCCGCGGCCTCCGCCGGTGGCGAGGAGGACGCCTGGGACGTCGGCGCGCTGGCCGCCCTGGACGTGCCGATCCTGCAGGGCCTGTGCCTGACCTCCAGCCGCGAGGCGTGGGAGAGCAACGATGACGGCCTGTCCCCGCTGGACACCGCCACCCAGGTGGCCATCCCCGAGTTCGACGGCCGCATCATCACCGTGCCGTTCTCGTTCAAGGAGGTCGACGAGGACGGGCTCACCGTCTACGTCGCCGACCCCGAGCGCGCCGCGCGCGTGGCGGGCATCGCGGTCAAGCACGCCCGGCTGCGGCACATCCCGCCCGCCGACCGCCGCATCGCGCTGATGCTCTCCGCCTACCCGACCAAGCACTCCCGCATCGGCAACGCGGTCGGCCTGGACACCCCGGCCAGCACCGTGCGCCTGCTGGCCGCCCTGCGCGAGCACGGCTACGACACCGGTCCGGCCGAGGGCGAGGGCGCGCTGCCCGGCGTGGCCGCGCAGGACGGCGACAAGCTCATCCACGCGCTGATCGCCGCCGGTGGCCAGGACGAGAACTGGCTCACCGAGGAGCAGCTGTCCGGCAACCCGATCCGCATCAGCGCCGCCAAGTACCGCGAGTTCTACGACACGCTGCCCGAGGACTTCCGCGAGGAGCTGGAGGGCCACTGGGGCCCGGCGCCCGGCGAGCTGTTCGTCGACCGGAGCAACGACCCCGAGGGTGAGATCGTGCTGGCCGCGCTCACCGCGGGCAACGTCGTGGTGATGGTGCAGCCGCCGCGCGGCTTCGGCGAGAACCCGATCGCGATCTACCACGACCCGGACCTGCCGCCCAGCCACCACTACCTGGCCGCCTACCGCTGGCTGGCGCAGGAGTTCCGCGCCGACGCCATGGTGCACGTGGGCAAGCACGGCAACCTGGAGTGGCTGCCCGGCAAGACCGTCGGCATGTCCGCCAGCTGCGGCACCGACGCGGCCCTGGGCGACATCCCGCTGATCTACCCGTTCCTGGTCAACGACCCCGGTGAGGGCACGCAGGCCAAGCGCCGCGCGCACGCCACCCTGGTCGACCACCTGGTGCCGCCGATGACCCGCGCGGACAGCTACGGCGACATCGCCCGCCTGGAACAGCTCCTGGACGAGCACTCCAACATCGCCGCGATGGACCCGGCCAAGCTGCCCGCGATCCGCGCGCAGATCTGGACCCTCATCCAGGCCGCCAAGCTCGACCACGACCTCGGGCTCACCGACCGCCCGCACGACGCGGAGTTCGACGACTTCCTGCTGCACGTCGACGGCTGGCTGTGCGAGGTCAAGGACGTGCAGATCCGCGACGGCCTGCACGTGCTCGGCGTCGCGCCCGAGGGCGAGACCCGGGTCAACCTGGTGCTGGCCATGCTCCAGGCCCGGCAGATGTGGGCCGGTCAGGTCGCCGCGCTGCCCGGCATCCGCGAGGCGCTGGGGCTGGCCGAGGACGGCTCGGTCGCGCGCACCGTGGTGGACGAGGTCGAGGCCCAGGCCCGCGAGCTGGTCGCCGCGATGGAGACCGGCGGCTGGGTCCAGGGCAGCGCGACGGAGGTCGTGCGCTCGGTGCTGGGCAAGGACAACGAGGCCGTCACCGCGGTGCTGGAGTTCGCCGCCGCCGAGGTGGTGCCGCGCCTGGCGCGCACCACCGACGAGCTGGGCAACCTGCTGCACGCCCTGGACGGCGGCTACGTGCCCGCCGGGCCCAGCGGCTCCCCGCTGCGCGGCCTGGTCAACGTGCTGCCCACCGGCCGCAACTTCTACTCCGTCGACCCGAAGGCCGTGCCCAGCCGCCTGGCGTGGGAGACCGGCCAGGCCATGGCGGACTCGCTGCTGGACCGCTACCGCAAGGACACCGGCGAGTGGCCCGCCTCGGTCGGCCTGTCCGTGTGGGGCACCAGCGCCATGCGCACCGCCGGGGACGACATCGCCGAGGTGCTCGCGCTGCTGGGCGTGCGCCCGGTGTGGGACGACCAGTCCCGCCGCGTCACCGGCCTGGAGCCGATCTCCCTGGAGGAGCTGGGCCGCCCGCGCATCGACGTCACCGTGCGCATCTCCGGCTTCTTCCGCGACGCCTTCCCGCACGTGGTCGCGCTGCTGGACGACGCGGTCCGCCTGGTCGCCGCCCTGGACGAGCCGCACGAGCAGAACTTCGTGCGCGCGCACGCCGAGGCCGACCGCGCCGGGCACGGGGACTCCCGCCGCGCCACGCTGCGCATCTTCGGCTCCAAGCCGGGCGCGTACGGCGCGGGCCTGCTGCCCCTCATCGACAGCCGCAACTGGCGTGACGATGCCGACCTGGCCGAGGTGTACGCGGTGTGGGGCGGCTACGCCTACGGCCGCGAGCTCGACGGCCTGCCCGCGCGCCCGGACATGGAGTCGGCGTACAAGCGCATCGCGGTGGCGGCCAAGAACGTCGACACCCGCGAGCACGACATCGCCGACTCCGACGACTACTTCCAGTACCACGGCGGCATGGTGGCCACCGTGCGCGCGCTGACCGGCAAGGCCCCGGCGGCCTACATCGGCGACAGCACCCGCCCGGACGCGGTCCGCACCCGCACCCTCAGCGAGGAGACCAGCCGGGTCTTCCGCGCCCGGGTGGTCAACCCGCGCTGGCTGTCCGCGATGCGCCGCCACGGCTACAAGGGCGCCTTCGAGATGGCCGCCACCGTGGACTACCTGTTCGGCTACGACGCCACGACCGGCGTGGTGGCCGACTGGATGTATGAGAAGCTCGCCGAGAGCTACGTGCTGGACGAGGAGAACCACAAGTTCCTCACCGAGGCCAACCCGTGGGCCCTGCACGGCATCGCCGAGCGCCTGCTGGAAGCCGTGGAGCGCAAGCTCTGGGAGCACCCGGAACAGTCCACTGTGGACGCCCTGCGTCAGGTGTACCTGGCCACCGAGGGCGACCTGGAGGGCGATTCCTGA
- a CDS encoding helix-turn-helix domain-containing protein: MEALLLRLSALDADAAGEVRVIAFFDALITRNADLDTLVTTTARLAECPAGLDAAARGVSLAAAPAAAARAGAAVPAGAQVRALPDGSRVWLHRPGAPLPVDEMVLERFAIAAEILLGRSALPELGDPALLELALAEHAGEAQRSRALHLLGLAPASPVRVFAVAGEHTPHGPSARIGRLRVELLTGDPAAVRAPARGGVGGLVPAIEAPRSFRQARLAARLGGADPWDPPVVWWEHLGALAAVTEGLSTEDINRVADVRVLDRLAGEPDLLHVLNAVCVHDSVRKAAVEVHRHHSSVAARLQHAETELGFPVTTPAGRFRLRLAVLLRRLREHEHG, encoded by the coding sequence ATGGAGGCCCTGTTGCTGCGGTTGTCCGCGCTGGACGCGGACGCGGCGGGCGAGGTGCGGGTGATCGCGTTCTTCGACGCGCTGATCACCCGGAACGCGGACCTGGACACGCTGGTGACGACCACGGCCCGGCTGGCCGAGTGCCCGGCGGGCCTGGACGCGGCCGCCCGGGGCGTGTCGCTGGCCGCCGCTCCGGCCGCCGCGGCGCGGGCCGGGGCGGCGGTACCGGCGGGGGCCCAGGTGCGGGCGCTGCCGGACGGTTCGCGGGTGTGGCTGCACCGGCCCGGGGCGCCGCTGCCGGTGGACGAGATGGTGCTGGAGCGGTTCGCCATCGCCGCGGAGATCCTGCTGGGCCGCAGCGCGCTGCCCGAGCTGGGCGACCCGGCGCTGCTGGAGCTGGCGCTGGCCGAGCACGCCGGGGAGGCGCAGCGGTCGCGGGCGCTGCACCTGCTGGGCCTGGCCCCCGCCTCGCCGGTGCGCGTGTTCGCCGTGGCCGGGGAGCACACCCCGCACGGGCCGTCGGCGCGGATCGGGCGGCTGCGCGTGGAGCTGCTCACCGGTGACCCGGCGGCGGTGCGGGCCCCGGCCCGGGGCGGGGTGGGCGGGCTGGTGCCCGCGATCGAGGCGCCCCGCTCGTTCCGGCAGGCCCGGCTGGCGGCCCGCCTGGGCGGTGCGGACCCGTGGGACCCGCCGGTGGTGTGGTGGGAGCACCTGGGCGCGCTGGCCGCGGTCACCGAGGGTCTGTCCACAGAGGACATCAACCGGGTCGCGGACGTGCGGGTGCTGGACCGGCTGGCCGGGGAGCCGGACCTGCTGCACGTGCTGAACGCGGTGTGCGTGCACGACTCGGTGCGCAAGGCCGCGGTGGAGGTGCACCGGCACCACTCCTCGGTGGCGGCGCGGTTGCAGCACGCGGAGACCGAGCTCGGGTTCCCGGTGACCACACCCGCCGGGCGGTTCCGGCTGCGGCTGGCCGTGCTGCTGCGGCGGTTGCGCGAGCACGAGCACGGTTAG
- a CDS encoding alpha/beta hydrolase, with protein sequence MNYNFDPEIQPWVAMLPDMGPLTDIPATRARMAELKHMLPRYEPVNPVTVRDTTVPGPEGAPDVPVRVYTPDNEPGPKPAVLRIHGGGFVMGNLDMDAAISLTLADEVGAVVVSVDYRLAPEHPFPAAPEDCYAALVWLAKNAAELGVDPARVAVAGDSAGGGLAASVALLARDRGGPGLVLQVLNIPELDDRLTSPSMTAFTDTPMWNRPSAVISWDSYLGEGVRGTGDVSPYAAPARATDLSGLPPAFVATCEFDPLRDEGLDYGARLVQAGVPTELHLYPGTFHGSSFLAEVAVTQRMRRDLVDAVRRALRSMPR encoded by the coding sequence ATGAACTACAACTTCGACCCCGAGATCCAGCCCTGGGTGGCCATGCTGCCGGACATGGGCCCGCTCACCGACATCCCCGCCACCCGCGCGCGGATGGCCGAGCTCAAGCACATGCTGCCCCGGTACGAGCCGGTCAACCCGGTCACCGTCCGCGACACCACCGTGCCCGGCCCCGAGGGCGCCCCGGACGTGCCGGTGCGCGTCTACACCCCGGACAACGAGCCCGGCCCCAAGCCCGCGGTACTGCGCATCCACGGCGGTGGCTTCGTCATGGGCAACCTGGACATGGACGCGGCGATCTCGCTCACCCTGGCCGACGAGGTCGGCGCGGTCGTGGTCTCGGTGGACTACCGCCTGGCCCCGGAGCACCCGTTCCCCGCCGCGCCCGAGGACTGCTACGCCGCCCTGGTCTGGCTGGCGAAGAACGCCGCTGAGCTGGGCGTGGACCCCGCGCGCGTCGCGGTGGCCGGGGACAGCGCGGGCGGCGGCCTGGCGGCGTCGGTGGCGCTGCTGGCCCGCGACCGGGGCGGGCCCGGGCTGGTCCTGCAGGTGCTCAACATCCCCGAGCTGGACGATCGCCTGACCAGCCCGTCCATGACCGCCTTCACCGACACCCCGATGTGGAACCGGCCGAGCGCGGTCATCAGCTGGGACTCCTACCTCGGCGAGGGCGTGCGCGGCACCGGCGACGTCTCCCCGTACGCGGCCCCGGCCCGCGCCACCGACCTGTCCGGCCTGCCCCCGGCCTTCGTCGCCACCTGCGAGTTCGACCCGCTCCGCGACGAGGGCCTCGACTACGGAGCGCGACTGGTCCAGGCCGGGGTGCCCACCGAGCTGCACCTCTACCCGGGCACCTTCCACGGCTCGAGCTTTCTCGCCGAGGTCGCCGTGACGCAGCGCATGCGGCGGGATCTGGTCGACGCGGTGCGTCGCGCGCTGCGATCCATGCCCCGGTGA